In one Streptomyces sp. T12 genomic region, the following are encoded:
- a CDS encoding zinc-dependent alcohol dehydrogenase — MKAAVVRSFGEPLVIEERPDPEPGFGQVRIRLEASGLCHTDIHAAHGDWPVKPTPPFVPGHEGVGIVEALGDGVTLPQPSARGTPIAALAVGQRVVVPWLGWACGRCEHCLSGWETLCEQQQNTGYSVDGGYAEKMLAPADFAAVVPDGIDPHDAAPLTCAGVTTYKALKVAGVRPTQLVAISGVGGLGHLAVQYAKIAGATVAAIDVTDEKLELARELGADILIDARKEDPAEVLKQHGGAHAAIALAVNEQAFASVYGGLRRGGKLVMVALPAGGTISVPIFDTVLNGTSVIGSIVGTRQDLDEVFQLHAAGRTKVIYETRPLDTVNDSIAEVLNGQIKARIVFEM; from the coding sequence TCCGGTCCTTCGGCGAGCCGCTGGTGATCGAGGAGCGCCCGGACCCGGAGCCCGGATTTGGCCAGGTCCGCATTCGCCTGGAGGCGTCCGGGCTGTGCCACACCGACATCCACGCGGCGCACGGTGACTGGCCGGTCAAGCCCACCCCGCCGTTCGTCCCCGGCCACGAGGGCGTCGGCATCGTCGAGGCGCTCGGCGACGGGGTGACCCTCCCCCAGCCTTCGGCCAGGGGGACCCCCATCGCTGCGCTCGCCGTCGGTCAGCGGGTGGTCGTGCCCTGGCTGGGCTGGGCCTGCGGGCGGTGCGAGCACTGCCTGTCCGGCTGGGAGACACTGTGCGAGCAGCAGCAGAACACCGGCTACAGCGTGGACGGCGGCTACGCCGAGAAGATGCTCGCCCCCGCGGACTTCGCCGCTGTGGTCCCCGACGGCATCGACCCTCATGACGCGGCCCCGCTGACCTGCGCCGGCGTGACGACGTACAAGGCGCTGAAGGTCGCCGGAGTCCGCCCGACCCAGCTGGTGGCGATCTCCGGCGTCGGCGGCCTCGGCCACCTCGCCGTGCAGTACGCGAAGATCGCCGGAGCCACCGTCGCCGCGATCGACGTCACCGACGAGAAGCTCGAACTCGCCCGGGAGCTGGGAGCGGACATCCTCATCGACGCCCGCAAGGAGGATCCGGCCGAGGTCCTCAAGCAGCACGGGGGCGCCCATGCCGCGATCGCGCTGGCTGTCAACGAGCAGGCGTTCGCCTCCGTGTACGGCGGTCTGCGGCGCGGCGGCAAGCTGGTCATGGTCGCCCTGCCCGCCGGCGGAACCATCAGCGTGCCGATCTTCGACACCGTCCTGAACGGCACCTCCGTGATCGGTTCCATCGTGGGTACCCGCCAGGACCTGGACGAGGTGTTCCAGCTCCACGCCGCCGGACGCACCAAGGTGATCTACGAGACCCGGCCGCTGGACACCGTCAACGACTCCATCGCCGAAGTCCTCAACGGGCAGATCAAGGCACGCATCGTCTTCGAGATGTGA